In a single window of the Candidatus Methylomirabilota bacterium genome:
- a CDS encoding alpha/beta hydrolase, translating to MARARPAPAGVVLLLHGIGGSRLDMVERARFLHAAGYTVFLFDSRAHDESGGERITFGYLESLDARAILGFLRRQMPGERVGVIGVSLGGAAVLVGPQPLGVGALVLEGVYPTLTEAIDDRLAIRFGTLGPPLAPLLTVQLRPRLGFAANELRPIDGIDRVEAPLLLIAGTADRHTTRAESLRLFARAQLPKELWEGPGAEHVDFHQAARAEYEARVSGFLARALRSEGADAGMGGVPVAGTSR from the coding sequence CTGGCTCGTGCCCGGCCGGCGCCGGCGGGCGTCGTCCTCCTTCTCCACGGGATCGGCGGCAGCCGCCTCGACATGGTCGAGCGCGCGCGCTTTCTCCACGCCGCCGGCTACACCGTGTTCCTCTTCGACTCGCGCGCGCATGACGAGAGCGGCGGCGAGCGCATCACCTTTGGCTACCTGGAAAGCCTCGATGCGCGCGCCATCCTGGGCTTTCTGCGCCGCCAGATGCCGGGCGAGCGGGTTGGCGTGATCGGTGTCTCGCTGGGTGGGGCGGCCGTGCTGGTGGGGCCGCAGCCGCTGGGGGTGGGGGCGCTGGTGCTGGAGGGGGTCTATCCCACGCTCACAGAGGCGATCGACGACCGCCTCGCCATTCGGTTCGGCACGCTCGGCCCGCCGCTCGCGCCACTCCTGACGGTGCAGCTCCGGCCCCGCTTGGGCTTCGCCGCAAACGAGCTCCGGCCGATCGACGGGATCGACCGCGTGGAAGCGCCCCTGCTGCTGATCGCGGGGACGGCCGATCGCCACACGACGCGCGCCGAGTCCCTGCGGCTCTTTGCGCGCGCCCAGCTCCCCAAGGAGCTGTGGGAGGGCCCGGGCGCCGAGCACGTGGACTTCCACCAGGCCGCGCGCGCGGAGTACGAGGCGCGGGTGAGCGGGTTTCTCGCCCGCGCGCTCCGTTCCGAGGGCGCGGACGCGGGTATGGGTGGGGTTCCCGTCGCCGGGACCTCGCGGTAA